From Triticum aestivum cultivar Chinese Spring chromosome 4A, IWGSC CS RefSeq v2.1, whole genome shotgun sequence, a single genomic window includes:
- the LOC123085135 gene encoding cytochrome P450 94A1 — protein MAIALAAFLLLPLFCLGAVLVLRAWRVVDKKAAAQRPGLLRPYPLLGHLPQFLANRHRILDWLTEVLARQPTCTLVFRRPGGIRGVITANPANLEHIMRASFDNYPKGPRFASLLHDFLGRGIFNADGEAWRAQRKAASYEFNTRSLRLFVARSVHSELHGRLLPLLRRAAGSGGHLDLQDTLERYAFDNICRVAFDHDPRQLPDGDACPEVESTGTASSRFADAFRDAANFSAGRFRYAVPGFWKIKKALNLGSERRLRESIAIVHGFADRIIRLRREEMSMGCEKHDLLSRFMVSQGESYTERALRDVVISFLLAGRETTSSALSWFFWLLSSRPDVEHRIRDEVAAVRARRAIGDLGRAGFDLDELREMHYVHAAITESMRLYPPVPVNSLQAKAADVLPDGTAVGAGWFVAYNSYAMGRMESVWGDDARAYRPERWLDPAEGTFRPENPFRYMAFHAGPRICLGKEMAYIQMKSIVACVLEEFELAVDGAYRPRQVASLTLRMADGLPVAVKAREN, from the coding sequence ATGGCGATCGCACTGGCAGCCTTCCTGCTGCTGCCGCTCTTCTGCCTCGGCGCCGTCCTCGTCCTCCGCGCGTGGAGGGTCGTCGACaagaaggcggcggcgcagcggcCGGGGCTGCTGCGGCCGTACCCGCTGCTCGGCCACCTGCCGCAGTTCCTGGCCAACCGGCACCGTATACTGGACTGGCTCACCGAGGTGCTCGCGCGCCAGCCCACCTGCACGCTCGTGTTCCGCCGGCCGGGCGGCATCCGGGGCGTCATCACCGCCAACCCGGCGAACCTGGAGCACATCATGCGCGCCAGCTTCGACAACTACCCCAAGGGCCCGCGCTTCGCGTCGCTGCTCCACGACTTCCTCGGCCGGGGCATCTTCAACGCCgacggcgaggcgtggcgcgcgcagCGGAAGGCGGCCAGTTATGAGTTCAACACGCGCTCGCTGCGCCTCTTCGTGGCGCGAAGCGTGCACAGCGAGCTCCATGGCAGGCTCCTCCCGCTGCTGCGACGCGCCGCCGGCTCCGGCGGCCACCTCGACCTACAGGACACGCTCGAGCGGTACGCGTTCGACAATATCTGCCGCGTCGCCTTCGACCACGACCCCCGCCAGCTCCCCGACGGCGACGCTTGCCCGGAGGTCGAGAGCACCGGGACCGCGAGCAGCAGGTTCGCCGACGCGTTCCGCGACGCGGCCAATTTCAGCGCCGGCAGGTTCCGGTACGCCGTCCCAGGATTCTGGAAGATCAAGAAGGCGCTCAACCTGGGTTCCGAGCGgcggctgcgcgagtccatcgcCATAGTGCATGGCTTCGCCGATCGCATCATCCGGTTGCGGCGGGAGGAGATGAGCATGGGATGCGAGAAGCACGACCTCTTGTCGCGGTTCATGGTGAGCCAGGGCGAGAGCTACACCGAGAGGGCCCTCCGCGACGTGGTGATCAGCTTCCTGCTCGCCGGACGGGAAACGACATCCTCCGCGCTCAGCTGGTTCTTCTGGCTGCTGTCCTCGCGTCCGGACGTGGAGCACCGCATCCGCGACGAGGTCGCCGCCGTGCGCGCCCGCCGAGCGATCGGCGATCTCGGCAGAGCCGGGTTCGACCTCGACGAGCTGAGGGAGATGCACTACGTGCACGCGGCCATCACGGAGTCAATGCGACTGTACCCGCCGGTGCCGGTGAACTCGCTGCAAGCGAAGGCCGCGGACGTTCTTCCGGACGGCACGGCGGTGGGGGCGGGGTGGTTCGTGGCGTACAACTCGTACGCGATGGGGCGGATGGAGTCCGTGTGGGGCGACGACGCGCGGGCGTACCGGCCGGAGCGGTGGCTGGACCCGGCGGAGGGGACGTTCCGGCCGGAGAACCCGTTCCGGTACATGGCGTTCCACGCAGGGCCAAGAATTTGCCTCGGAAAGGAGATGGCGTATATCCAGATGAAGTCTATCGTGGCATGCGTGCTGGAGGAGTTCGAATTGGCGGTGGACGGCGCGTACCGGCCGCGGCAGGTGGCCTCGCTGACGTTGCGGATGGCGGACGGGCTCCCGGTGGCGGTGAAGGCTAGAGAGAATTGA